The genomic interval GACTATCGGCTTGTGGAAAACCGTGAACGCGAATAGCTTTCATAACATGATCCTCTTAAATTCGATGGGTATTCGGCCATTTCTTGCAACATGGTGACCGCTATGCCTAGCGCACAACATCCTAAGTGTTGAGTATTATTAGCTATAATAGACTATAAATCATTTTAAGAAAATAACGCGCTGATGGGTCCTGGGATTCTTGCCACACGATTGCTTTGTGCGTCGATCATACACCATTGGCTTTGCGCTTCTAAGAGCAGGGTGTCGCCACGTGTGATACGGTAATGTCGCAGGCACAGAGCACCATGACACTCACTCACCCAGGTCTCACAAATCAACTGCTCATCAACAAAAGCAGGCTTTAGATAATCAATTTCATGGCGCTTGGCCACCCATAGATAACGTGCGCGTTGTATCTCTTCGGTAATATGCGTCCAATGCGCGATCGCGGCGTCTTGCATCCAGCTCACATAACGCGCGTTGTTAACATGCCCCATGACATCAATCGCGTCATTGCGCACTTTAATCGCATATCGATAGGTGTTAGCCATCAGCGCACACCTCGCTTAGCCATTGATGATAATCAGGAGAAAGGGCATCAAGCTGCCACATCACCACCTCAGGACAATCATAGGGATGATGGGTGTTGATTAGCGCTTCGATTGCTGGGTAATGGCAAGCGAGCGTTTTGATGCTCAGGCGGATTTCTTGATCGCGACAGAGCTTATCTTGCCAGCTGTAGTGGCTGTGAACGCTTTCTTGCTGGATACACGCTGCCAGTTGTTGGTTTAA from Suttonella sp. R2A3 carries:
- a CDS encoding thioesterase family protein, with the protein product MANTYRYAIKVRNDAIDVMGHVNNARYVSWMQDAAIAHWTHITEEIQRARYLWVAKRHEIDYLKPAFVDEQLICETWVSECHGALCLRHYRITRGDTLLLEAQSQWCMIDAQSNRVARIPGPISALFS
- the cutA gene encoding divalent-cation tolerance protein CutA, which encodes MTSLHAACIIQTTLADQSQADALIAALLNQQLAACIQQESVHSHYSWQDKLCRDQEIRLSIKTLACHYPAIEALINTHHPYDCPEVVMWQLDALSPDYHQWLSEVCADG